AGGGAAAATCACCCAGGGGACCATTTGCAAGTGGGCGTTAGTGTTCCTTCTACCTCAATACACTGAGTCAAACAGATTCCATTTTCATTCAAAGCATAGACCAAACAGTTGTATGATCTTCTGATTATGTTATAATGGATTTGTTTCCAAGACAATGTCTCAAAGGCCAATAGAGGAACAGTGCAGTTGGACgttctgaagttttttttgtcctcctTAACAAGAGCCATGTTCTTCTGTGACATGTGTATTATTTAATCATGTATTTTCCCTCTTTGATGTGATCTGAAATATGTTGACAACAGTTGTTATTTGTTTCAGACAGAGATGCtcacaagtctctgagctagagtctaagtcaagtctcaagtctctcgTGGTTATAATGAGTGTTGCATCACCTGCTGCATTCTGTCCAGGCTGCTCAGAACACTGCATAgctaaaaaggtttttcaaacCATGTAAAATGTTATTATGACTCATTTATCTATTATCATGCAGTATTAGCTTGATTAGTAGGTTtggtatataataaaaaataggcTATAGCaatagaacaaaaaaacaaacaagacaggaATGCGTTACTTTACAGGAAGCTTTagttaataattgtatttttccTTGTAacatgaacatacagtacagtacagacCAAATATTGAGGTACTCAGGTTTTCAGGACAATCTTGCTAAAATGAATGAGATGTGGTTGAGCCAGAATGATTTATCTTGATTGCACATATTTAGCATTCAGTGATTCTTTTGTTTGGGCCTTGTTGTCTGAAGATTTAAACCAAAGCTTCTGATCAATGGCATAGCAGCTGCCGGTGCGGTCGCCTTGGTTGTTGTTGTCCTTTAATGTTTGGCGGTGCGCAGTAGATTCGTTACGTATTACGTAAGTAGGTTTACGCAGGGAGGGGAATAACATTCAGCTCATCCAAAGTTTCCTTAAAATAAAGAATGTTCACGAGTCCTGCATCTCGGGTCCTGGCCGAGTCTGAAGTCATTTGAAGACGAGTCTCAAGTCAAGTATGAAGTCACTGTGTGTGCGACATAAGTGCAACTCGAGTCAAAGTCTCAAGCTTGAGTGCCCATCTCTGGTTTCAGATATGTATgagtctgtgtgagtgtgtgtattcgAGTCATATCACCTTCCTCTCAGATGCTGGTCTGCAGGTCCCCATTCAGCAGAGTACTTTGGGTCTCTGTGGGGTCATTTATCATGCGAGACTTATCCTTCCGGCTGTCGCTGCAATCAGCCTCATCCAGCCCACCCACCTTCTTAAGACACAGAACATTCTGGAAACTCTTTTTGAAGTTCTCCGACAAGAAGGCGTAGAGGATGGGATTGGCACAGCTGTTGGCGTATCCCAAAACCACCACAAAAGCAAAGGTGCTCCTCAGGATGGGAGTAGTGCTGATGGTTCCTGTCACCGAGGTCACGTTGAAGACGTAAAAAGGCAACCAGCAGAAGACAAACACTGCCACCACGATGGACACCATCCGAGTCACCCTTCTCTCTGAGCGCTTCCTCTTGGAGGAGCCCACACGGATGCCTGAGGACTTCACCTTAAAGATGATGAACAAGTAGCAAAGGCAGATGACCAAAAGGGGCAAGAAGAAGCCCAGGATGAAGGTGTAGAACATGAACACTGTGTAGTAGGCCTCTTGTGGCTCGGGCCACACAATGGTGCAGAAGCAGCCATCGTGCTTTGTGATGACTCCGCTGTAGATAACGATGGGCAGATTAACCATCAGTGACACCCCCCACACTGCTAAGTTAATAGTCTTTGCCATGCGCGGCTTGCGCCACTTTGTGGATTTAATGGGATGCACCACAGCTAGGTAGCGGTCGATGCTCATGACCATCAGGCAGAAGATAGAAGTAAACTGGTTCAGGGAGTCGACGGTCATCACCACCCTGCAGAGCACAGGACCAAATGGCCAGTGGACCAGCGCCAGCTGGATGGCGATGAAAGGCAGGCCCAGCATGAAGAGCACGTCGGCCACTGCCAGGTTCAGGATGTAGATGTTGGTAACTGTCTTCATCTTGGCGTAGCGCAGGATGACGTAGATGACGAGGGAGTTTCCGCAGAGCCCCACAGTGCAAACCAGAAAGTACAAACAGGTGATGACCACCGTGCTGGTTTTGTTGAAGCTGTGGTCTGTGTAGTTCCCGTGGAGGTTGGACTCATTGCTTTGCATGAAGCTGTCATACATGAGGTGCTCCGACAGGTTCGTAGGGGA
The nucleotide sequence above comes from Etheostoma spectabile isolate EspeVRDwgs_2016 chromosome 15, UIUC_Espe_1.0, whole genome shotgun sequence. Encoded proteins:
- the LOC116703033 gene encoding somatostatin receptor type 2 — its product is MDSWIFPSSPTNLSEHLMYDSFMQSNESNLHGNYTDHSFNKTSTVVITCLYFLVCTVGLCGNSLVIYVILRYAKMKTVTNIYILNLAVADVLFMLGLPFIAIQLALVHWPFGPVLCRVVMTVDSLNQFTSIFCLMVMSIDRYLAVVHPIKSTKWRKPRMAKTINLAVWGVSLMVNLPIVIYSGVITKHDGCFCTIVWPEPQEAYYTVFMFYTFILGFFLPLLVICLCYLFIIFKVKSSGIRVGSSKRKRSERRVTRMVSIVVAVFVFCWLPFYVFNVTSVTGTISTTPILRSTFAFVVVLGYANSCANPILYAFLSENFKKSFQNVLCLKKVGGLDEADCSDSRKDKSRMINDPTETQSTLLNGDLQTSI